Below is a genomic region from Fusarium oxysporum Fo47 chromosome XI, complete sequence.
CCCAACTTCCGTGTCATCACTCTTCTCGAGCCCGCCAAGAAGGAAATGATCACTTATCTCGAAAAAGAGCACCTCAATCAACCCATTGACCATGCGCCAACTCGCCATGCTCGGGTGGAGGCTTCCATCAAAGCCGAAACCGAAGGGAATCACCTTTTTGAGCTTATCGTCGATCTTGACACTGACAAAgttgtcaagaagcagcatGTTGAAGGGAAGCATTCTTACATCGACACTGATTACATGAaagctgttgaagctgctTGTCTCGCCAATGAAGAGGTCCAGGCTCTGATAAAGACTCTTGATCTCCCTGCAGGCGCGACTGTTGTCGTTGAACCGTGGGCTTATGCGACGGATGGAATGAACGATATGACTCATCGAGTCAGCATGGTAGGcttttcttggcttcgtGGGTGCTTAGTATACTAAATCTGAGCAGTGCTGGTTCTATGTACGGCTGTTGGAGAACCCCAATGCGAACTATTACGCTTATCCTTTGGATGTATGCGCCGAGGTATCCGAGTCCCTTAGGGTCATGAAAGTTTACCGTctaccaacaacaccagACGAAAGAGCAAACAACGAGAAAAGGCCATTTGATCGCCGAAGAGTCCACTCTGTTGCCACTAGCGAATACCATCCCGACTTGCGACCAAACCCCAGGACTACTACCAAGCCACTACATGTAACTCAGCCCGAAGGTCCTTCATTCCATATCGAAGGCAATCGTCTGACCTGGGAGAAATGGGAGCTCCGAGTTGGCTTCAACTACCGAGAGGGTCTCACTCTCCATGACGTTCGATATGATGGACGAAGCCTGTTCTATCGCCTTTCGTTGGCTGAGATGTTCGTACCATACGGCGATCCACGAGCCCCATATCCACGAAAGGCTGCATTCGACCTTGGTAATGATGGCGCCGGTATCAATGCCAATAACCTCCAGCTTGGTTGTGATTGCCTTGGGACGATCAAGTACTTCGACGCTTATCACAATACGTCATCGGGCGAGCCTCTGAAGTTGCCCAATGTTGTCTGCTGTCACGAACAAGATGACGGAATTCTTTGGAAGCATACCAACTTCCGCACGAATGTTCCGGTCGTAACTCGTTCTCGAATTTTGGTCCTGCAGACTATAATAACTGTGACCAACTACGAGTATATCTTTGCCTGGCACTTTAGTCAAGATGCTTCCATCTTCTATGAGGTTCGGGCAACAGGTATTCTCTCCACTGCGCCAACCTCTATAGATCACAAGGGGACGTATCCTTATGGAAATATCGTGGCACCCGGAGTTCTCGCACCATATCATCAGCATCTTTTCAGTCTTCGCATTGACCCTGCAATTGACGGCCATGCCAACTCACTCGTGGTTGAAGAGTCCAAGCCACTTCCCATCGATGATCCAGCCGTTCATAATCCTTTCGGCGTAGGCTATGTGACCGAGAGTCAAACGGTCGAAGAGGAAGGAGGCTTTGATCTTGACTTTACGAAAGCGCGTACCTTTAAATTCGTCAACGAGAATAAGATCAACCCCATCACCGGTACGCCAGTCGGCTTCAAGCTTATGCCCTTCTATAGCCAGATGCTTCTCGCGCACCCTGAATCCTTCCATGCCAAGCGCTCGGAGTTTGCGGAGCATGCGGTGTGGGTGACCAGGTATGAAGACAACGATCATTTCCCTGCGGGTAAATACACGATGCAATCAGCCGGAGGCGACGGCTTGGCGTCTGTAATTGCGAGGCGCCGAAACACCGGAGTTACTCATTCCGTGAGGAATGAGGATATTGTCATTTGGCATACTTTCGGCTCCACTCATAACCCGCGTATTGAAGATTGGCCTGTTATGCCGAgtgagaagatgatggttggGTTGAAGCCGGtgaacttcttctctggaaATCCGGGGTTGGATGTTGCTCCTTCCACACAGGAGAAGAATAAAAGTGTCCTTTATACAggagaggaaaagaaagaccCTGGATGCTGTGCTTCAAAGCTGTAAAGGCAAATCGTGGTGCGATAATGGATTTGACAATTCACAATAGAGAGTTGGCGAACAGAGGATATCAGCCTTGCTGAGGCCCTTCGTAAGGTTGAGTGACTTCCATTCTAGCGGACAGTGTATATTTAACTGCTGATTTTTGCTTCTTGCGGCTTGTCCCCTGGTCCCTCGTAATCAGAGTTGTTGATCTTCCGGTTTTCCATTTAGGTTAACTTAGGACAACTTATAATGGTTTAGGATAACTTTGTAAACTCTAACTCTCTGACTAGTTTGTTTCCAGCTTGCAATCAAGCCTCGAAAAGTACCACTCATTCTGGTCATTGTGCTATGTCTGTGATCTGTGCGGATCATGGTCCACTCTATACCAACCAAACTTGTTTTATGAGCTGATCCAAGGTTGGAAAGCGTCGAGTATATTACCCTCGGGATACTAGTCAGCGCTATCCAGCAATGTCCATGCCCTCTTTGTCGGTAGATTTTCCGCTATAGATCGCAATGACTACTGAAATTGGGGAGGTTAAAGTCTAAGATAAGGCTTCCATTATCCCGTAACACTTGACCGATCTCTGACCACTCCTCCCCGCGCCTGTGACTTGGCTCACCGTTAAATATTTCGTCTCCGAAAAGATAATCCATTCGCAGGCCAAGAGTCCAACCCTTTTGCCTTAGGCGCATGGGTATCTTAGCAAGCCACTCCATCAACCCCATCGGACATCCCCTGTCGTCTCTGGGAGCATTAAGCAGCCGAGTCATCAGATCAAATCCAAGGAAAGCAAGTTCGTCCGTGTTCAGTCCGTCGATAAATGCATCTTTAATGTATGCGTTGGATGAAAACCACATACTATCAGGAGACCGTAATCCGTTATCCGGAATAAACTTGCCTGTCTCGGTGACTGTTTCGGGCGATCTGTCGGGCAGCCA
It encodes:
- a CDS encoding copper amine oxidase, yielding MTAASPHPFDPLSPEEISRASRIVRPHFGGHDPNFRVITLLEPAKKEMITYLEKEHLNQPIDHAPTRHARVEASIKAETEGNHLFELIVDLDTDKVVKKQHVEGKHSYIDTDYMKAVEAACLANEEVQALIKTLDLPAGATVVVEPWAYATDGMNDMTHRVSMCWFYVRLLENPNANYYAYPLDVCAEVSESLRVMKVYRLPTTPDERANNEKRPFDRRRVHSVATSEYHPDLRPNPRTTTKPLHVTQPEGPSFHIEGNRLTWEKWELRVGFNYREGLTLHDVRYDGRSLFYRLSLAEMFVPYGDPRAPYPRKAAFDLGNDGAGINANNLQLGCDCLGTIKYFDAYHNTSSGEPLKLPNVVCCHEQDDGILWKHTNFRTNVPVVTRSRILVLQTIITVTNYEYIFAWHFSQDASIFYEVRATGILSTAPTSIDHKGTYPYGNIVAPGVLAPYHQHLFSLRIDPAIDGHANSLVVEESKPLPIDDPAVHNPFGVGYVTESQTVEEEGGFDLDFTKARTFKFVNENKINPITGTPVGFKLMPFYSQMLLAHPESFHAKRSEFAEHAVWVTRYEDNDHFPAGKYTMQSAGGDGLASVIARRRNTGVTHSVRNEDIVIWHTFGSTHNPRIEDWPVMPSEKMMVGLKPVNFFSGNPGLDVAPSTQEKNKSVLYTGEEKKDPGCCASKL